Proteins found in one Strix aluco isolate bStrAlu1 chromosome 29, bStrAlu1.hap1, whole genome shotgun sequence genomic segment:
- the ANKLE1 gene encoding ankyrin repeat and LEM domain-containing protein 1, whose translation MGAEAPPLQPRPHRAGWAWLPSAGSYWPPRQPMSGGARGFRTGRSAQSGRAAGAAWGCCCAAEGTPTPGPSRSHRMSPRPGVLRAPRAAAGDGGAPELRDRVSGDPLGTGTAPRRCCLRWDPRCGGCGGEMGARLALARLCHPMVALCHPIVALCHPMVALAVVTAVSPPCRIGNKPRATELALEWGKWPRAWGWPPAEDPGGPRRSLSFLSEDGTGGSVSSGLPENGAGPLSSTRRSLLEEPPLGDGCGLGDPPLWLGCPPTPPSLSIPSLAPWPHAAPGGSALPPQPLASSTLLSAWDELGEGPQSQTAGGRTGGPPRAHPEPSAGDSPGPSRQREFGPGGSLSSPQPHSRVLGGHRASPRAPHGGLSSCLVTRWTPGDCDILGAAAQHRPGVPRGPVVGWAGLGTTALAVPNLGTMVPEVGAGDRSSFGDSSGASECFVTALEPSEAGGCPGAQRRCSPQPRAAGGWELGEGPSLTRAAPQELPPASPPNAEQVQGEDFGGGSRAAPCCEDGSGDVGELLAQLQGCSLRGSPPCTPGPLFSPASLAAGDVTPRGQEPPRHRHVTPRTKSRLQASAARLGASSSSSLFDETLEIPRRPPRLRAPRGVPRDPATTTSGHCVIPRGEDVSSRDREGTGSLDDTEILPRAPSQPRSPLGASSSPGSSPTVLLVPGDHGHPQDSPLDAQGSLSSSPTVLLVPGDHGHPQDSLSGARGSPGAASSPNPRVLKDGSGCQDPSPLGTHQPPWPHGSFSCLLALRPLGSTAVEPGSPAVLLSPPSCSTHCTEEPLEDVERGQAPTERHSPGTEATASPEDTAVQDRRAVTVPPRRLSDEALRRRLRALGDNPGPVTELTRWLYLRRLEELARGPQGRPAGHSPELVAALRTGRVPDCAQDELALAQQFDRPDRSRRWREGLVKSSFNYLLLDPRTTQNLPLRSHHLSPAECFRTFVKAIFYVGKGTRARPYCHLTEALSQHRAGTQKGCPKVRRILEIWASGQGVVSVHCFQNSVPAEAYTREGCLVEALGLQTLTNQRKGQCYGLAASWPAERRQRLGVHMLHRAMRIFLAEGERQLRPGDV comes from the exons ATGGGCGCTGAAGCCCCGCCCCTCCAGCCGCGACCTCACCGGGCGGGGTGGGCGTGGCTTCCCTCGGCCGGCTCCTATTGGCCGCCTCGCCAGCCAATgagcggcggggcgcgggggttTCGAACGGGGCGCAGTGCGC AgagcgggagggcggcgggcgctgcctggGGGTGCTGCTGCGCCGCGGAGGGGACCCCAACACCAG GTCCGTCACGGAGCCACCGCATGTCACCGCGTCCTGGGGTGCTGCGGGCACCTCGGGCTGCTGCCGGGGACGGGGGGGCCCCGGAGCTCCGAGACCGGGTCAGTGGGGACcctctggggacagggacagcaccTCGGAGGTGCTGCCTGCGCTGGGACCCTCGttgtgggggctgtgggggagaAATGGGTGCCCGCCTGGCGTTGGCAAGACTGTGTCACCCCATGGTGGCCCTCTGTCACCCTATAGTGGCCCTGTGTCACCCCATGGTGGCCCTGGCAGTGGTGACAGCAGTGTCCCCTCCCTGCAGGATAGGAAACAAGCCACGAGCCACGGAGCTGGCGTTGGAGTGGGGCAAGTGGCCACGTGCCTGGGGATGGCCCCCTGCGGAGG ACCCGGGGGGGCCCAGGCGCTCCCTGTCCTTCCTGAGCGAGGACGGCACCGGAGGCAGCGTCTCCTCCGGGCTCCCCGAGAATGGCGCCGGGCCCCTGAGCAGCACCCGCAGGTCCCTGCTGGAGGAGCCACCCCTGGGGGATGGCTGCGGTTTGGGGGACCCCCCGCTCTGGCTGGGTTGTCCCCCAACACCCCCgtccctctccatcccctccctcGCCCCATGGCCCCACGCGGCCCCTGGGGGCTCAGCtctccccccgcagcccctcgcctCCAGCACGCTGCTCTCGGCCTGGGACGAGCTCGGGGAGGGACCCCAGAGCCAGACTGCGGGGGGAAGGACAGGGGGTCCCCCCCGGGCTCACCCCGAGCCCAGCGCTGGGGACAGCCCTGGCCCCTCTCGCCAGCGGGAGTTTGGTCCCGGTGGGTCCCtgagctccccccagccccacagcagagTCCTGGGGGGACACAGGGCATCGCCCAGAGCTCCCCACGGTGGCCTGAGCAGCTGCTTGGTGACACGCTGGACCCCCGGGGACTGTGACATCCTGggtgctgcagctcagcaccGTCCCGGTGTCCCCCGGGGACCAGTggtgggctgggcagggctgggcaccaCGGCCCTGGCTGTCCCCAACCTGGGGACGATGGTGCCCGAGGTGGGGGCCGGGGACCGCAGCAGCTTTGGGGACAGCAGCGGTGCCAGCGAGTGCTTTGTCACCGCTCTGGAGCCCAGTGAGGCTGGGGGGTGCCCAGGGGCTCAGCGCcgctgctctccccagcccagggcagctggggggtGGGAGCTGGGTGAAGGCCCCTCCCTGACCAGAGCTgccccccaggagctgccccccgccagccccccaaACGCAGAGCAGGTGCAGGGTGAGGATTTTGGGGGGGGCTCGAGGGCAGCCCCTTGCTGTGAGGATGGCTCAGGTGATGTAGGGGAGCTGCTTGCTCAGCTCCAGGGGTGCAGCCTCCGGGGgtcccccccctgcaccccaggacCCCTTTTCAGCCCGGCCAGTCTCGCTGCTGGGGATGTCACCCCACGGGGCCAGGAGCCCCCCAGGCACCGCCACGTCACCCCCAGGACCAAGAGCCGCCTCCAGGCCTCTGCAGCGCGGCTCGgcgcctcctcttcctcctccctcttcgaCGAGACTCTGGAGATACCCCGGAGGCCCCCAAGGCTCAGAGCAccccggggtgtccccagggACCCTGCCACCACCACCTCAGGGCACTGTGTCATCCCACGGGGCGAGGATGTGTCCAGCAGGGACCGAGAGGGGACAGGCTCTTTGGATGACACAGAGAtcctccccagagcccccagtCAGCCCCGCTCACCCCTGggggccagcagctcccctggctccagcccCACGGTCCTGCTGGTTCCTGGGGACCACGggcacccccaggactccccatTAGATGCTCAGGGCTCCCTTAGCTCCAGCCCCACAGTCCTGCTGGTCCCTGGGGACCACGGGCACCCCCAGGACTCCCTGTCAGGTGCTCGGGGCTCCCCcggtgctgccagcagccccaaCCCCAGGGTGCTGAAGGATGGCTCTGGGTGTCAGGACCCCTCGCCCTTGGGGACACACCAGCCCCCATGGCCCCACGGGAGCTTCAGCTGCCTCCTGGCCCTACGGCCACTGGGTAGCACCGCGGTGGAGCCGGGGAGCCCGGCTGTGCTGCTCTCAccccccagctgcagcacccactgcaccgaGGAGCCCCTTGAGGACGTGGAGCGGGGACAGGCACCCACCGAGCGGCACAGCCCCGGCACAGAGGCCACCGCCAGCCCCGAGGACACCGCGGTCCAGGACAGGCGAGCGGTCACAGTGCCACCACGGCGCCTCTCGGACGAAGCTCTGCGCCGGCGGCTGCGGGCGCTGGGGGACAACCCGGGGCCTGTCACGGAGCTCACCAGGTGGTTGTACCTGCggcggctggaggagctggcgAGGGGACCCCAGGGGAGGCCGGCAG GGCACAGCCCCGAGCTGGTGGCCGCGCTGCGGACCGGCCGCGTCCCCGACTGTGCCCAGGACGAGCTGGCGCTGGCCCAGCAGTTCGACCGCCCCGACCGGAGCCGGCGCTGGCGGGAAGGGCTGGTCAAGTCCAGCTTCAACTACCTCCTCCTCGACCCCAG GACCACCCAGAACCTGCCGCTCCGCTCCCACCACCTGAGCCCGGCCGAGTGCTTCAGGACCTTCGTCAAAGCCATCTTCTACGTGGGCAAGGGGACGCGTGCCCGGCCCTACTGCCACCTCACCGAGGCGCTGAGCCAGCACCGCGCCGGCACGCAGAAG GGCTGCCCCAAGGTGCGGCGCATCCTGGAGATCTGGGCGAGCGGGCAGGGCGTCGTCTCGGTGCACTGCTTCCAGAACAGCGTCCCGGCTGAGGCCTACACGCGGGAGGGCTGCCTCGTCGAGGCTCTGG GGCTGCAGACCCTCACCAACCAGAGGAAGGGGCAGTGCTACGGCCTGGCAGCCAGCTGGCCGGCGGAGCGGCGCCAGCGCCTGGGCGTCCACATGCTGCACAGGGCCATGCGCATCTTCCTGGCCGAGGGCGAGCGGCAGCTCCGGCCAGGGGACGTCTAG
- the ABHD8 gene encoding protein ABHD8 produces MLNSITDGLLCCLMGKTTNAVGPLDNVESSNGYSFMEVKPGRILRVRHSTPNRPAPEGPEETQPGGPERGTVHCKRKITVYRNGQLVIENLGEAVRSEILHCQNGSGEPNGTVELELSDLAGQTPAQGPAGTPGCGTPGCGTREATAAPGKRRKRKPKKVVNIDCKKQITSCKGTHSDVVLFFIHGVGGSLDIWKEQLDFFTKLGYEVVAPDLAGHGCSSAPQIAAAYTFYALAEDMRAVFKRYAKKRNILIGHSYGVSFCTFLAHEYPDLVHKVIMINGGGPTALEPSLCSIFNMPTCVLHCLSPCLAWSFLKAGFARQGAKEKQLLKEGNAFNVSSFVLRAMMSGQYWPEGDEVYHAELAVPVLLVHGMHDKFVPVEEDQRMAEILLIAFLKVIDEGSHMVMMECPETVNTLLHEFVLWEPETPAGDGQGEKK; encoded by the exons ATGCTGAACAGCATCACCGATGGGCTCCTGTGCTGCCTGATGGGCAAGACGACAAACGCCGTGGGGCCGCTGGACAACGTTGAGTCCAGCAACGGCTACAGCTTCATGGAGGTGAAACCGGGGAGAATCCTGAGGGTCCGGCACAGCACACCCAACCGCCCGGCCCCGGAGGGACCCGAGGAGACCCAGCCCGGGGGGCCGGAGCGGGGCACAGTGCACTGCAAGCGCAAAATCACCGTCTACCGCAACGGGCAGCTGGTGATCGAGAACCTGGGGGAGGCCGTCCGCTCCGAGATCCTGCACTGCCAGAACGGCTCGGGGGAACCCAACGGCACCGTGGAGCTGGAGCTCTCCGACCTGGCCGGCCAAACTCCTGCCCAGGGTCCCGCCGGCACGCCGGGCTGCGGCACGCCGGGCTGCGGCACACGGGAAGCAACTGCTGCCCCCGGCAAGCGTCGGAAGCGTAAACCCAAGAAAGTCGTCAACATCGACTGCAAGAAGCAGATCACGAGCTGCAAAGGGACGCACAGTGACGTGGTCCTCTTCTTCATCCACGGCGTGGGCGGCTCTCTCGACATCTGGAAGGAGCAGCTGGACTTCTTTACCAAGCTGGGCTATGAAGTGGTGGCTCCCGACCTGGCTGGCCACGGCTGCAGCTCGGCTCCCCAAATTGCCGCCGCGTACACCTTCTACGCGCTGGCGGAGGACATGAGGGCCGTCTTCAAACGCTACGCGAAGAAGAGGAATATCCTGATAGGTCACTCATACGG GGTGTCCTTCTGCACCTTCCTCGCCCACGAGTACCCAGACCTGGTCCATAAGGTGATTATGATCAACGGGGGGGGCCCGACGGCGCTGGAGCCCAGCCTCTGCTCCATCTTCAACATGCCCACCTGCGTCCTGCACTGCCTGTCCCCGTGCCTGGCCTGGAGCTTCCTCAA GGCTGGCTTCGCTCGCCAGGGTGCCAAAGAGAAGCAGTTGCTGAAGGAAGGCAACGCCTTCAACGTCTCCTCCTTCGTGCTGCGCGCCATGATGAGCGGGCAGTACTGGCCCGAGGGCGACGAGGTTTACCACGCGGAGCTGGCCGTGCCCGTGCTCCTGGTCCACGGCATGCACGACAAGTTCGTCCCGGTGGAGGAGGACCAGAGAATGGCCGAG ATCCTGCTAATCGCCTTCCTGAAGGTGATCGACGAAGGCAGCCACATGGTGATGATGGAGTGTCCTGAGACGGTCAACACGCTGCTCCACGAGTTCGTCCTGTGGGAGCCCGAGACGCCAGCTGGGGACGGGCAAGGGGAGAAGAAATAA